In a genomic window of Methanosarcina horonobensis HB-1 = JCM 15518:
- a CDS encoding restriction endonuclease subunit S, whose amino-acid sequence MNVLLSIKPIYVNEILAGKKIFEFRKSIFKKKDISKVFIYSSSPVKKIVASFEIARIIADSPQKLWDKCQKYGGISENDFFDYFKNSDIGYAIEITNLNELSEPINPYKLKKNFRPPQSYCYLPLDYFENKSINSISRVKNQDIVILESDNEYLTNSNDNNNNSKTQKQTKFFNGNEFQKMTELSEELLKNSIIKEEKVGWVETELDQIAEIIMGQSPPSSTYNENSIGLPFFQGKAEFTELHPIVSKWCLEPNKIAETNDILISVRAPVGATNIANQKCCIGRGLAAIRYPHCNKYVFYFLRLIENELDEKGTGTTFKAISGAVLKSEKIPFAPLPEQRSIVSKIEQLFSELDNGISNLKLAQEQLKVYRQAVLKKAFEGELTKKWREQQTDLPNAGELLQRIRKEKEKAAKVSGKKLKQVKPFTENELEDLNRLPSEWNWVKIGDLTLGVEYGTSAKSKESGDVAVLRMGNIQNGRFDWSNLVYSRDKIEIEKYLLRRDDVLFNRTNSPELVGKTAVYKGERPAIFAGYLIRINQLPELVVADYLNYFLNCHIAKVHGNSVKTDGVNQSNINGEKLGNYPFPLCSLSEQQAIVQEIETRLSICDKIEQDIETNLEKAEALRQSILKKAFEGKLLNERELAEVQGAEDWEPAEVLLERIRRKEQGMKKMEKENEL is encoded by the coding sequence ATGAACGTTTTACTATCAATTAAACCAATTTATGTCAATGAAATCCTAGCTGGTAAAAAGATATTCGAATTTAGAAAATCCATTTTCAAGAAAAAAGATATAAGTAAAGTATTCATTTACTCGAGTTCTCCTGTCAAAAAAATAGTTGCATCATTCGAGATTGCCAGAATCATTGCCGATTCTCCTCAAAAACTCTGGGATAAGTGCCAGAAATACGGGGGGATCTCTGAAAATGACTTTTTTGATTATTTCAAAAATTCAGATATTGGTTATGCAATTGAAATAACCAATCTTAATGAATTATCTGAGCCAATTAATCCCTATAAATTAAAAAAGAACTTTAGACCACCGCAATCTTACTGTTATTTACCATTGGATTATTTTGAAAACAAAAGCATCAATAGTATTTCAAGAGTAAAAAATCAAGATATAGTGATATTGGAATCAGATAATGAATATCTCACTAATTCAAATGACAATAATAACAACAGCAAAACACAAAAACAAACTAAGTTTTTCAATGGAAATGAATTTCAGAAGATGACCGAACTGTCGGAAGAGTTGCTGAAAAATAGCATAATTAAAGAAGAAAAAGTTGGATGGGTAGAAACTGAATTAGATCAAATAGCTGAAATCATAATGGGACAATCACCACCATCTTCAACTTACAACGAAAACAGCATCGGTCTTCCGTTCTTTCAAGGAAAAGCAGAGTTTACTGAACTGCACCCCATTGTTTCAAAATGGTGTTTAGAGCCAAATAAGATCGCTGAAACAAACGATATTCTAATTTCAGTTAGAGCTCCAGTTGGAGCAACAAATATAGCTAACCAAAAGTGTTGTATTGGTAGAGGATTAGCAGCTATTCGTTACCCCCATTGTAACAAGTATGTGTTCTACTTTTTGAGATTAATTGAAAATGAGTTAGATGAAAAAGGAACCGGTACTACATTTAAGGCCATCTCAGGTGCAGTTTTAAAGAGTGAAAAAATCCCTTTTGCACCACTTCCTGAACAACGCTCTATAGTCTCCAAAATCGAGCAACTCTTCAGTGAATTGGATAATGGAATCTCAAACCTCAAACTGGCACAGGAACAACTCAAAGTTTACCGGCAGGCGGTGCTGAAGAAAGCATTTGAGGGGGAGCTAACGAAAAAATGGCGGGAGCAGCAGACGGATTTGCCGAATGCTGGGGAGTTGCTTCAAAGGATCAGGAAGGAAAAAGAAAAAGCTGCAAAAGTCTCAGGCAAAAAATTGAAACAGGTTAAACCTTTCACTGAGAACGAATTAGAAGATTTGAATAGATTGCCAAGTGAATGGAATTGGGTAAAGATTGGAGATCTTACACTTGGCGTAGAGTATGGAACATCAGCGAAATCAAAAGAATCGGGTGATGTTGCTGTACTGCGTATGGGAAATATTCAAAACGGAAGATTTGACTGGAGTAATCTAGTTTATTCACGTGATAAAATCGAAATTGAAAAATATTTATTAAGAAGAGATGATGTTCTTTTTAATCGTACCAATAGTCCTGAATTAGTTGGTAAAACAGCTGTTTATAAAGGTGAAAGACCTGCTATTTTTGCTGGTTATCTAATAAGAATAAATCAACTTCCAGAATTAGTAGTTGCAGACTATTTGAACTACTTTTTGAATTGTCATATAGCAAAAGTTCATGGTAATTCCGTAAAAACCGATGGTGTTAATCAATCAAATATAAACGGTGAAAAGCTTGGGAATTATCCATTCCCTCTATGTTCTCTTTCCGAACAACAAGCCATTGTTCAGGAAATAGAAACCCGCCTTTCAATCTGCGATAAAATAGAGCAGGATATTGAAACAAATCTGGAAAAAGCCGAAGCACTGCGGCAGAGTATTTTGAAAAAAGCATTTGAGGGGAAGCTGCTTAATGAAA
- the tnpA gene encoding IS200/IS605 family transposase, whose amino-acid sequence MQYKLDRGSHSVYSLHYHFVQCVKYRRKALTNPLIIDFLKTKIHNISETFKVEVLNIECDKDHFHLLFSAKPSLDIPKYINTIKTITSREIRKNFPEVKTMLWKDMFWSRSYFIASTGQVTLDVLKKYVENQGKYASDEEDQDKSN is encoded by the coding sequence ATGCAGTATAAACTGGATCGAGGAAGCCATTCTGTATATTCACTCCATTATCATTTCGTCCAATGTGTGAAATATAGAAGAAAGGCTCTAACTAATCCTCTAATTATTGATTTTCTCAAAACTAAAATCCATAACATAAGTGAAACCTTCAAAGTTGAAGTGTTGAATATAGAGTGTGACAAAGATCACTTTCATTTATTATTTTCAGCAAAACCTTCACTCGATATTCCAAAGTACATTAACACCATCAAAACAATAACTTCAAGGGAGATTCGAAAAAATTTTCCTGAAGTAAAAACTATGTTATGGAAAGATATGTTCTGGTCAAGATCGTATTTTATAGCATCGACAGGGCAGGTAACCCTAGACGTACTTAAAAAATATGTGGAGAATCAAGGCAAATATGCATCTGACGAAGAAGATCAAGATAAATCCAACTGA
- a CDS encoding RNA-guided endonuclease InsQ/TnpB family protein: MHLTKKIKINPTEEQVDVLWQLSEQCRCLYNFALAERKEAWKTEQRSVKYVEQQNQLPTLKEKFPEYNIVYSKVLQSVLKKLDASYKSFFSLWKNGDKSARPPKFRSGKYFITLVYNQSGFKIKDGKLSFSHKVNEIPLSFEVGNAFDLLAIKQIEIYNDDPYKGRGKFFVSITYEETPITEYVDNDLYQAIDLGITKIVTALNTQGKFFEVKTPRTDKYWNSKIDLIKSRRDHCKEGSKRWNRLHKTYRKIEAKKSNQIKDFQHKLSKTMIENTKANTIIVGDLSVKEMAQSKKLKGKRKRSQNRSTQNQGYLSRFIEFLAYKAEFIGKRVIKIDESYTSKECYVCGKRHEMPLYERTMKCDCGNVIDRDRNSAINIMKRFLSQNALWTGYQKFSDNLRQTGLLMDTCILQISK, encoded by the coding sequence ATGCATCTGACGAAGAAGATCAAGATAAATCCAACTGAAGAACAGGTAGATGTTCTTTGGCAACTCTCGGAACAGTGTAGATGCCTCTATAATTTCGCTCTAGCTGAAAGAAAAGAAGCATGGAAAACTGAACAGAGAAGTGTAAAGTATGTAGAACAACAGAATCAGCTTCCAACATTAAAAGAAAAATTTCCTGAGTACAATATAGTGTATTCTAAAGTACTGCAATCAGTTCTGAAAAAGCTCGATGCTAGTTATAAATCATTCTTTTCGCTCTGGAAAAATGGTGATAAATCTGCAAGACCACCAAAATTCAGAAGTGGAAAATATTTTATAACTCTGGTTTACAATCAAAGCGGATTCAAAATCAAGGATGGAAAACTCAGTTTCTCTCATAAGGTAAATGAAATCCCATTATCTTTCGAAGTAGGAAACGCATTTGATTTGTTGGCAATCAAGCAGATTGAAATTTACAATGATGATCCATATAAGGGCAGAGGAAAATTCTTTGTATCCATAACATACGAAGAAACTCCAATCACAGAGTATGTTGATAACGATTTGTATCAAGCAATAGACTTAGGAATTACAAAAATAGTGACAGCACTAAACACTCAAGGAAAATTCTTTGAAGTTAAAACACCAAGAACAGATAAATATTGGAATTCGAAGATAGATCTAATTAAATCCAGAAGAGATCATTGTAAAGAAGGAAGCAAGAGATGGAATAGACTACACAAAACATATAGAAAAATAGAAGCAAAGAAATCTAATCAGATCAAAGATTTTCAGCATAAGCTTTCTAAAACCATGATTGAGAACACTAAAGCCAATACTATAATTGTTGGTGATCTTAGTGTCAAGGAAATGGCTCAATCTAAGAAGTTAAAAGGAAAAAGAAAACGTTCTCAAAACAGATCAACCCAAAATCAAGGATATTTATCTCGCTTCATCGAATTTTTAGCCTATAAAGCAGAATTTATAGGTAAAAGGGTAATAAAAATTGATGAAAGCTATACTTCAAAAGAGTGTTATGTTTGTGGAAAAAGACACGAGATGCCTCTTTATGAACGGACTATGAAATGTGATTGTGGAAACGTAATTGATAGAGATAGAAATAGTGCTATCAATATTATGAAGCGGTTCTTATCACAGAATGCCCTGTGGACAGGCTATCAGAAGTTTTCTGATAATCTTCGACAAACAGGTTTACTGATGGATACATGCATTCTGCAAATATCCAAGTGA
- a CDS encoding PIN domain-containing protein, producing the protein MGLIGIMKLLHDTNILIHIQDPKELPPNLQALLTIIREHGHQEFIHPASLKDIDNDNNAERKKITLSKLRGYPLLPSPPIPDDEFTSLVGIPVNSHDKNDNEILFSLKKNLVDFLITEDRGIVKKANLLNLDDRVFSIDSALNYFADLYRRFFPSHSLLRKCYAHEVDINQPFFDSLKSDYGDVDFKKWYEKCIKEGRECYTYEVDQEVKAFLMLKEENEVIKTHTHPIPATKRVKIATLKVDFRGSKIGELFLKMAFQYCINNQIFEIYLTHFETEDDTLTYLIENFGFEKVGELAKNNEPVYLKKFIPETTELQSLEIARKYYPCFKDSESVNKFVIPIRPEYHDILFPEYKRRQMKLTDYFEINIPGNAIKKAYLSSRFSSRLGLGDIILFYRSHDQRAITSLGIIDQEPTRTSNLDELKRIVGKRSVYSKEELKEWAEKSVFIIRFKHHLYLPNPLNLKYLIENGILKGVPQSITEINHERYLILKNGGKLDERFTIN; encoded by the coding sequence ATGGGGCTGATTGGAATTATGAAACTTCTACATGATACAAATATTTTAATTCATATTCAAGATCCAAAAGAGCTACCTCCAAATCTACAAGCATTGTTAACAATAATCCGAGAACATGGTCATCAAGAGTTTATCCATCCTGCTTCTTTGAAAGATATTGATAATGATAATAATGCTGAAAGAAAGAAAATAACTCTATCAAAGCTTCGTGGTTATCCTCTACTTCCTTCACCTCCTATTCCAGATGATGAATTTACATCTTTAGTTGGCATTCCGGTAAATTCACATGATAAAAATGACAACGAAATTCTTTTTTCACTTAAGAAAAATCTTGTCGATTTCCTAATAACAGAAGATAGAGGAATTGTAAAAAAAGCTAATTTACTGAATCTTGATGATAGAGTGTTTTCAATAGATTCAGCTCTCAATTATTTTGCTGACCTTTATCGACGTTTTTTCCCTAGTCATAGTTTATTGAGAAAATGCTATGCTCATGAAGTTGACATTAACCAACCTTTTTTTGACTCACTGAAATCAGACTATGGAGATGTGGATTTTAAAAAATGGTATGAGAAGTGTATCAAAGAAGGCCGTGAATGTTATACTTATGAGGTGGATCAAGAAGTTAAAGCTTTTCTTATGTTAAAAGAAGAAAATGAAGTCATTAAAACGCATACTCATCCCATTCCTGCCACAAAAAGAGTTAAAATTGCAACGCTAAAGGTTGATTTTCGTGGCTCTAAAATTGGTGAACTCTTCCTTAAAATGGCTTTTCAGTATTGCATAAATAATCAGATTTTTGAAATTTATTTAACTCATTTTGAAACTGAAGATGATACCTTAACTTATCTCATTGAGAACTTTGGTTTTGAAAAAGTTGGAGAGCTAGCAAAAAATAATGAACCGGTATATCTAAAGAAATTTATCCCGGAAACTACCGAATTGCAGTCACTAGAGATTGCTAGAAAATACTATCCTTGCTTTAAAGATAGTGAAAGTGTTAATAAATTTGTGATCCCGATTCGTCCTGAATATCACGATATTCTATTTCCTGAATACAAAAGAAGGCAAATGAAATTAACAGATTATTTTGAAATCAATATTCCTGGTAATGCAATAAAAAAAGCATATCTATCATCAAGATTCTCTTCAAGGTTGGGACTCGGGGACATAATTCTTTTTTATCGTTCACATGATCAAAGAGCGATAACTTCTCTAGGAATTATTGATCAGGAGCCGACAAGAACGAGTAATTTAGATGAACTTAAAAGAATTGTAGGTAAAAGAAGTGTATATTCTAAAGAAGAACTTAAAGAATGGGCAGAAAAATCAGTTTTTATAATTCGTTTCAAGCATCATTTATATTTACCCAACCCTCTGAATCTGAAGTATCTTATAGAAAATGGTATTTTGAAAGGTGTTCCACAATCGATAACTGAAATAAACCATGAACGATATCTAATCCTAAAAAATGGTGGCAAACTCGATGAACGTTTTACTATCAATTAA
- a CDS encoding type I restriction endonuclease subunit R, with protein sequence MSNNQTPEQKARNEIDKKLNDAGWIVQKKSRIDWSASRGIAVKEYLTDVGPADYVLFVDKRPVGIIEAKRDEEGHRLTVVEEQSAEYASSKLKYLNNDPLPFVYESTGELTRFTDFRDPKPRSRPIFSFFRPETFEEHLKKKPLRERLLDIPELNTRGLRDCQITAISNLEKSFKDYRPRALIQMATGSGKTYTAITFIYRLLKFADAKKVLFLVDTKNLGEQAEQEFMAYVPNDDNRKFTELYNVQRLRSSYISSDSQVCISTIQRLYSILKGEEMDEKTEEENPAERSWQPKEPLPVVYNEKVPIEEFDFIVIDECHRSIYNLWQQVLDYFDAFLIGLTATPDKRTFGFFNENVVSEYSHEEAVADGVNVGYDVYTIETDISKNGANIPAQEFVDRREKLTRKKRWEQLDEDFTYTSRQLDREVVNLSQIRRVIRTFKEKLPEIFPGRKEVPKTLIFAKNDSHADDIIHIVREEFGEGNAFCKKVTYKAEEDPKSILSAFRNDYYPRIAVTVDMIATGTDVKPLECLLFMRDVKSLNYFEQMKGRGTRTLDFDDLHKVTPSAISAKTHFVIVDAIGVTKTMKTDSRPLERKKSTPLKDLLAAVTFGAQDEDLYVSLANRLARLNRQINEDERATFAEKANGKTINQTVKDLLNAYNPDMIDLKSDEIKLRQPEIQDTDAKKKAQEILIDVARSTFSGELNEYIENVRRVHEQIIDTVNLDALKKSGWDTDILAKDEKLINDFKAYLEANKDEITALRIFYNQPYRRREVTYAMIKEVMEKLRLEKPHFAPSRIWQAYEQLEKVNGNSPKNELIALVSLIRRVTEIDPVLTSYDQTVNRNFQDWVFKKQAGTLKFNEDQMNLLRMIKDYVATSFHLEIDDLDYTPFDALGGRGRMYQLFGDEMNTVISELNEALTA encoded by the coding sequence ATGAGCAATAACCAGACCCCTGAGCAAAAAGCCAGAAATGAAATTGATAAAAAACTAAATGATGCTGGCTGGATTGTGCAGAAAAAGAGCAGGATAGATTGGAGTGCTTCAAGGGGTATCGCAGTTAAGGAATATCTGACTGATGTGGGACCTGCTGACTATGTGCTGTTTGTTGATAAAAGGCCAGTAGGAATTATTGAGGCAAAAAGGGATGAGGAAGGCCACAGATTAACCGTTGTTGAAGAACAATCAGCTGAATATGCTTCAAGTAAGCTAAAGTACCTCAACAATGACCCTCTTCCTTTTGTATATGAGAGTACCGGGGAACTTACGCGGTTTACAGATTTTCGCGACCCTAAACCCAGGTCAAGACCTATTTTTTCTTTTTTCCGTCCCGAGACATTTGAAGAACACTTAAAAAAGAAACCACTACGTGAAAGGCTACTGGATATTCCTGAATTGAACACCAGAGGTCTGCGGGACTGCCAGATAACAGCTATTTCAAACCTTGAAAAGTCATTTAAGGACTACCGCCCGAGGGCTCTAATACAGATGGCAACCGGTTCCGGAAAGACCTATACTGCAATAACCTTCATTTACAGATTGCTGAAATTTGCGGATGCTAAGAAAGTACTCTTCCTTGTCGATACCAAAAACCTGGGTGAACAAGCGGAACAGGAATTTATGGCTTATGTGCCCAATGATGATAACCGCAAATTTACCGAGCTGTACAATGTTCAGCGCCTGCGTTCCAGCTATATTTCATCCGACAGCCAGGTATGCATTTCCACAATCCAGCGGCTTTACTCCATCCTGAAAGGTGAAGAAATGGATGAAAAAACCGAAGAGGAAAACCCTGCCGAGAGGAGCTGGCAGCCAAAGGAACCGCTTCCTGTTGTATATAATGAAAAGGTTCCCATTGAGGAGTTCGATTTTATTGTCATAGACGAGTGTCACCGTTCCATATACAACCTGTGGCAGCAGGTGCTGGACTATTTTGATGCTTTTTTGATAGGACTGACTGCAACACCTGATAAGCGTACTTTCGGGTTTTTTAATGAGAATGTTGTAAGCGAATACAGCCACGAAGAAGCAGTTGCAGACGGCGTGAATGTTGGCTATGATGTGTATACAATCGAGACTGACATTAGTAAAAACGGGGCTAATATACCTGCTCAGGAGTTTGTGGACAGGCGTGAGAAACTTACCCGCAAAAAACGCTGGGAGCAGCTGGACGAAGATTTCACCTATACTTCCAGGCAGCTGGACAGGGAAGTGGTCAATCTTAGCCAGATACGACGTGTAATAAGGACATTTAAGGAAAAGCTGCCCGAAATCTTTCCTGGCAGAAAAGAAGTTCCTAAAACCCTAATTTTCGCCAAAAACGACAGCCATGCCGATGATATTATCCATATAGTGCGGGAAGAGTTTGGAGAAGGCAATGCCTTTTGCAAGAAAGTGACATACAAAGCTGAAGAAGATCCAAAATCGATATTGTCAGCTTTTCGCAATGATTACTATCCCAGAATAGCGGTTACAGTAGACATGATTGCAACAGGTACTGATGTTAAGCCATTGGAATGCCTGCTCTTTATGAGAGATGTAAAAAGCCTCAATTATTTTGAGCAGATGAAGGGGCGAGGCACACGAACTCTGGACTTCGATGACCTGCACAAAGTGACACCATCCGCCATTTCAGCTAAAACTCATTTTGTAATTGTGGACGCCATAGGTGTTACAAAAACCATGAAGACCGACAGCCGGCCTCTTGAACGCAAGAAAAGTACACCTCTGAAAGACCTGCTTGCAGCAGTAACCTTTGGTGCACAGGACGAAGACCTTTATGTTTCTCTGGCTAACAGGCTTGCAAGGTTGAACAGGCAGATAAACGAGGACGAAAGAGCTACTTTTGCTGAAAAAGCTAATGGAAAAACTATCAATCAAACTGTAAAGGACCTGCTCAACGCATATAACCCAGATATGATTGACCTCAAATCTGATGAGATTAAACTGCGCCAGCCGGAAATTCAGGACACAGATGCAAAGAAAAAGGCACAGGAAATTCTTATTGATGTTGCCAGATCTACCTTTTCCGGCGAGCTGAACGAGTATATCGAAAACGTCCGCAGAGTCCATGAACAGATAATCGATACCGTGAATCTTGATGCCCTCAAAAAGTCTGGATGGGATACAGATATTTTGGCGAAGGACGAGAAGCTGATCAACGATTTTAAAGCATATCTGGAAGCTAATAAAGACGAGATCACAGCCCTGAGAATTTTCTACAACCAGCCCTACCGGCGCAGGGAAGTTACCTATGCGATGATAAAAGAAGTGATGGAAAAACTGAGGCTGGAAAAGCCCCACTTCGCCCCCTCCAGGATATGGCAGGCTTACGAGCAGCTGGAAAAGGTGAACGGAAATTCCCCGAAAAATGAACTTATAGCTCTTGTTTCCCTGATCCGCAGGGTAACTGAGATTGACCCTGTGCTGACATCATATGACCAGACCGTAAACCGCAATTTCCAGGACTGGGTATTCAAAAAACAGGCGGGAACCCTGAAATTCAATGAAGACCAGATGAACTTGCTTCGAATGATAAAAGATTACGTTGCAACCAGCTTCCATCTGGAAATCGACGACCTCGACTACACTCCTTTTGACGCTCTTGGCGGGCGCGGCAGGATGTACCAGCTTTTCGGGGACGAAATGAATACTGTGATTAGTGAACTGAATGAGGCTCTGACAGCTTGA
- a CDS encoding M14 family metallopeptidase, whose amino-acid sequence MNERTFKKQSSERDIMAVLKIIAVVFLMMVSTAGVGSAYPYSYGSQSNPYNYGYQLDPYDYGYQLDPYDYGYQLGPKSLWDDLVKPVIIELLVEGSSKLIKLVSCI is encoded by the coding sequence TTGAATGAACGAACATTTAAGAAACAAAGTTCAGAACGTGATATCATGGCAGTTTTAAAGATCATCGCTGTAGTGTTTCTAATGATGGTAAGCACTGCTGGAGTGGGTTCTGCTTATCCATATAGTTATGGTTCTCAATCAAATCCATACAACTACGGCTATCAATTAGATCCATATGATTACGGTTATCAATTGGATCCATATGATTACGGTTATCAATTAGGTCCTAAATCATTATGGGATGATTTAGTTAAACCTGTGATTATTGAACTCCTTGTCGAAGGGTCTTCGAAACTAATCAAACTAGTATCTTGTATATAA
- a CDS encoding YggS family pyridoxal phosphate-dependent enzyme, which produces MPVYENTKLILEKIGSTTLVCITKTIEPERINEAIRAGATIIGENRVQEYEDKRDDILPCETHLIGHLQTNKVKKAVLLFDVIQSIDSLKLIRIIDRRARDIDKVQRVYLQVNIGNEPQKYGLGLDEIKNAIKEIRSLRNVRVEGLMCIPPFVPPEQTRSYFRKMKALFDEIKQENRDNIDIRTLSMGMSSDYRIAIEEGATMVRVGSAIFGKRKY; this is translated from the coding sequence ATGCCAGTCTATGAAAATACAAAGTTGATCCTTGAAAAGATTGGAAGCACAACACTGGTTTGCATTACCAAGACGATTGAGCCTGAGAGGATAAACGAAGCCATTCGGGCCGGAGCCACTATTATTGGAGAGAACCGGGTTCAGGAGTACGAGGATAAACGTGATGATATACTGCCCTGTGAGACACATCTTATAGGCCATTTACAGACAAATAAAGTCAAAAAAGCCGTACTTCTATTTGATGTTATTCAGTCAATTGACTCCCTGAAGTTGATAAGGATTATTGACAGGAGAGCCAGGGATATTGACAAAGTACAGAGAGTCTATCTTCAGGTTAACATCGGCAACGAGCCACAAAAATACGGACTCGGACTTGATGAGATAAAAAACGCAATAAAAGAGATCCGCTCTTTAAGGAATGTCCGTGTGGAAGGCCTCATGTGCATCCCTCCTTTTGTACCCCCTGAACAAACCCGTTCCTATTTCAGGAAGATGAAGGCCCTTTTTGATGAAATCAAGCAGGAAAACCGGGACAATATCGATATCAGGACACTATCCATGGGCATGTCCAGTGACTACAGGATTGCCATTGAGGAAGGAGCCACCATGGTACGTGTGGGTTCTGCCATATTCGGGAAGAGGAAGTACTGA
- a CDS encoding RNA-binding domain-containing protein produces the protein MENSIQDMIDAGEGYRIEFKESFEKSFIEEVCAFANSSGGKIILGVSDKGIIKGINTDNSFRSRIQDSLRQLQPYLDVDIEVKDNLIVVDVPDGNDKPYACSRGFFIRNGANSQKLTRNEIIEFFQKEGRVRFDELKNDKAIFENDFDERAFENFLNLAGITHSIDKMSLLRNLDCITDDNKFTNAGVLFFARDIDFLLNHAIVVCVLYKGTEKVNILDKKDFKGNIVENINNAILFVKRHTNVQYKIEKLQREEIPDIPDVALREAIINAVCHRDYFDKSANVLIEVFDDRVEISNPGGLPSGLKPSDFGSKSVARNPLIASLLNRINYIEKVGTGINRIKQAVAENENSSVEFSFDSGFSVIFRRLALTPDMVLEEKLGEKLGEKLGEKLGEKLGEKLGENQLEIIEKIINDPQISIVELSQRIGISTTAIENNVTKLKEKGILKRIGSAKGGYWEVDQELATFLKENLTPDVGLGEKLGEKLGEKLSENQLEIIKEIIKDPLITIVELSQRIGISTTAIENNVTKFKEKGILKRIGPAKGGHWEVDPELADTFNKI, from the coding sequence ATGGAGAATTCAATTCAAGATATGATAGATGCTGGAGAAGGGTATCGCATCGAGTTTAAAGAATCCTTTGAAAAATCATTTATCGAGGAGGTTTGTGCTTTTGCCAATTCTAGCGGAGGTAAGATTATCCTCGGAGTTTCCGATAAGGGAATCATAAAGGGAATAAATACTGATAACAGTTTTAGATCAAGAATTCAGGATTCCCTACGGCAATTGCAACCCTATCTTGATGTTGATATAGAAGTCAAAGACAATCTTATCGTAGTTGACGTGCCGGATGGTAACGACAAACCTTACGCCTGTTCCAGAGGATTCTTTATTCGAAACGGAGCAAACTCCCAGAAACTTACCCGCAATGAGATTATCGAGTTTTTCCAGAAAGAAGGTCGGGTTCGTTTTGACGAGCTGAAAAATGATAAAGCGATTTTTGAAAACGATTTTGATGAGAGGGCATTCGAAAATTTCTTGAATCTGGCAGGAATCACTCATTCTATTGACAAGATGTCTTTGCTGAGGAATTTAGATTGCATCACTGATGATAACAAGTTCACCAATGCCGGAGTTTTGTTCTTTGCCAGAGATATCGATTTCCTGTTAAACCATGCCATAGTTGTCTGTGTTTTGTATAAGGGAACGGAAAAAGTGAATATCCTTGACAAGAAGGATTTCAAGGGGAATATTGTTGAAAACATCAACAATGCCATTCTTTTCGTCAAAAGGCACACAAACGTGCAATACAAGATTGAGAAATTGCAGCGGGAAGAGATTCCTGATATTCCGGATGTAGCACTCAGAGAAGCTATTATAAATGCCGTTTGTCACCGCGATTATTTTGATAAGAGCGCAAATGTGCTCATTGAGGTTTTTGACGACAGGGTTGAGATCTCCAATCCAGGTGGATTGCCGAGCGGCCTGAAGCCTTCTGACTTCGGAAGCAAAAGCGTTGCCCGCAATCCTCTTATCGCCTCTCTCTTAAACCGCATAAATTACATAGAAAAGGTAGGTACAGGAATTAACCGCATTAAACAGGCTGTGGCTGAGAATGAAAATTCTTCAGTGGAATTTTCATTTGATAGTGGGTTTTCTGTCATTTTCCGAAGACTTGCGTTAACTCCAGATATGGTATTGGAAGAAAAGTTGGGTGAAAAGTTGGGTGAAAAGTTGGGTGAAAAGTTGGGTGAAAAGTTGGGTGAAAAGTTGGGTGAAAACCAGCTGGAGATAATCGAGAAAATAATAAATGATCCTCAAATCTCAATTGTAGAACTAAGTCAAAGAATTGGAATTAGTACTACTGCAATTGAAAACAACGTTACAAAACTCAAAGAGAAAGGCATTTTGAAGCGTATCGGTTCCGCAAAAGGCGGATATTGGGAAGTTGACCAGGAACTTGCTACTTTCCTCAAAGAGAACTTAACTCCTGATGTAGGGTTGGGTGAAAAGTTGGGTGAAAAGTTGGGTGAAAAGTTGAGTGAAAACCAATTAGAGATAATTAAGGAAATAATAAAAGACCCTCTGATCACAATTGTAGAACTAAGTCAGAGAATAGGGATCAGCACTACTGCTATTGAGAACAACGTTACAAAATTCAAGGAAAAGGGCATTTTGAAGCGTATAGGTCCTGCAAAAGGTGGGCATTGGGAAGTCGATCCGGAACTTGCCGACACTTTTAATAAAATTTAA